GAGAGTTCGAGCCCGAAAGGGCCGGTACGCATCGGCTTTCCACTGGATGTGCTGCACCTGTTGATGCCGCGCCTGTATCCGGAAGCGGCGAGCGAGAGTTAGCGGCACGCGCGGCGGGACGGTTCGCGGGCGGGCGGAGTCGCGCCGGTCCGCGGACCGTTTGTCGTTCCGCTCGCGCGGCTCGTCGTCCGGAGAGCGGCGAGGCGGCCGGCGCCGCCCGTGGTCAATCGTGCAGATGGCACGCCGAGGCGTGGTCCGGCGCGACTTCCCGCAGCCTGGGCGCTTCGTGCCGGCAGCGGTCGAAGGCGTGCGGGCAGCGCGGGTGGAAGTGGCAGCCGGGCGGCGGTGCGAGCGGGGAGGGGAGTTCGCCGCGGATGGCGAGGAAGCGTTTCTTTTCGACCTTGAGCGTCGGCACTTCGGCGAGCAGGCCCTGCGTATAGGGGTGGGCGGGGCGGGCGAAGATGTCGGCGACCGGCGCGTTCTCGACGATGCGGCCGAGGTACATGACCGCCACGCGGTCCGACAGGTGGCGCACCACGCCGAGGTCGTGGCTGATGAAGAGGCAGGTGAGCCCGAGCTGTTCGCGCAGCCGCATGAAGAGGTTCAGCACCTGGGCCTGGATGGACACGTCGAGCGCCGCCACTGCCTCGTCGCAGACGAGGAATCCGGGCTTCACCGCCAGCGCCCGCGCGATGCCGACGCGGGCGCGCTGGCCGCCCGAGAACTGGTGCGGAAAGCGCTCGGCCATCGCCGGATCGAGGCCGACCTGGCGCAGCAGCCCGGCGACGAAGCCGGCCTGTTCGGCGCGGGAGATCAGCCCATGCACGCGTGGCGCCTCGGCCAGCAGGTCGCGCACGCGCATGCGCGGGTTCAGCGACGCGTACGGGTCCTGGAAGATCATCTGGATGCCGAGCTGCACGCGGCGGCGCTCGGCTTCGGGGAGGGCGTCGACGTCGGTGCCGCGCCACAGCCGCGTGCCGCGGGTGGGGGCGTGCAGGCCGACGGCGATGCGGCCCAGCGTGGACTTGCCGCAGCCGGATTCGCCCACCAGGCCGACGACTTCGCCCTGCGCGACGGCGAGGTCGACGCCGTCGAGCGCATGCACCGCCGCGGCGGGCCGCAGCCAGCCCAGGCGCTGCCCGAGGCGTTCGATCCAGTCGGGCGAGGCGCCGAACTGCTTGGCGATGCCGCGCAGTTCGAGCAGTGGCGCGGTGGCGGCCTGCGCCGGAGCGTTGGTCGCGGAAGCCGGCGGGGCGTTCATCGCAGGCTCTCGCCGGCCGCGAGCGGGTGGAAGCAGCGCACCGCATGGCCGGACGCGGCCTCGACGAGTGCCGGCGCCCGTTCGCAGGCAGCGCTGGCGCGTGCGCAGCGCGGCCGGAAGGCACAGCCCGCGGGCAGCGCGTGCAGCGAGGGCGCCATGCCGGGGATCTGGCGCAGAGGCCGCGGGCGTCCGGCGCCGTGCGGCGCGGCGTTCGCCGCTGGGGTCGAATCCAGCAGGCCGCGGGTGTAGGGGTGGGCGGGTGCCTCCAGTACCTGCGCCGTGCTGCCCTGTTCGACGATGCGGCCGGCGTACATCACGCACACCCGGTCGGCGAGACCGGCGACCACCGCGAGGTCGTGCGTGATCCAGATCAGCGCGGTGCCGGATTCGCGGCACAGGGTCTGCATCTCGAACAGGATCTGCGCCTGTATGGTGACGTCGAGCGCGGTGGTGGGCTCGTCGGCGATGATGAGGTCAGGCGCGTTCAGCAGCGCGATGGCGATCGCCACCCGTTGGCGCATGCCGCCCGACAACTGGTGCGGATAGGCGCGCAGGCGCTCGTCGGGCGAGGGGATGCCGACGCGGGCGAGCGCGTCGCGCGCGCGTTCGCGCGCCTCGCCGCGGCCGACCCGCCGGTGCGCGCGCACCGTCTCGATCATCTGCGTGTCGATGCGCAGCACCGGATTCAGCGTCATCATCGGGTCCTGGAAGATCATCGCGATGCGGTCCCCGCGCAGCGCGCGCCATTCGTGCGCCGGCAGGCCGCGCAGCTCGCGGCCGTCGAGCCGGATGCTGCCGCCGGCGATCTCGCCCGGCGGGTCGACCAGGCCGAGGATGGAAAAGCCCGTCATCGATTTGCCCGAGCCGGATTCGCCCACCAGGCCCAGCACCTCGCCGGGCGCGACGCTGAAGCCGACGTCGTCGACCGCGGTGACGGTGCCGGTGCGGGTGGCGAAGCGCGTGGTCAGGTGTTCCACGACGAGGGTGGGCGGGGCGGCGGTGCTCATCGTTCGTGCAGCCTCGGGTTCAGCACGTCGCGCAGCCGGTCGGCGACGAGGTTGATGGCGAGGATGATCAGCAGCAGCGCCACGCCGGGAAACACGCTGATCCAGTAGCGGCCGGAGTACAGGTACTGGAAGCCGTTGGAGATCAGCAGGCCGAGCGAGGGCTCGGTGACCGGCAGGCCGAGGCCGAGGAAGGACAGCGTGGCCTCCAGCGCGATCGCCGCCGCCACCTGCAGCGCCGCCACCACGATCAGCGGCGGCAGGCAGTTGGGCAGCAGGTGGCGGAACAGGATGCGCGGCGTCGACAGGCCGAGCAGGCGCGCGGCGTCGATGTATTCCCTGCGCCGCTCGACCAGCGCCGTGCCGCGCGTGGTGCGCGCGTAGTAGGCCCATTGCGAGGCGACCAGCGCCACGACGATCTTGTCGATGCCCTGGCCGAACAGCGCGAGCAGGATCATCGCCACCAGGATGGACGGGAACGAGAGCTGGATGTCGGCGATGCGCATCAGGACCGCGTCGAAGCGCCCGCCGAAGTAGCCCGCCGCCAGCCCCAGCGCCATGCCGATCGCCAGCGCCAGCAGCGTGGCCGCCACGCCCACGCCGACGCTGATGCGCAGGCCGTACAGGATGGCCGACAGCATGTCGCGGCCCTGTTCGTCGGTGCCGAGCAGGTAGGTCAGCCTGCCGTCGCCGCTGGCGCTGCCCGGCGGCAGGCGGCCATCGAGCACGTCGAGCTGCATCAGGTCGTAGGGATTCTGCGGCGCCAGCCAGGGCGCGAACGCGGCCGCCAGCACGATGGCCAGCAGCAGCGCGAGGCCGGCGAGTGCGACCCGGCTCTCGGCGTACGCGCTCACGAAGCGGCGCAGCGGGCGCTCCGCGGCCGGTGCGGGCGGCGCGACGGCCGCGGCTTCGGGCGATTCGCTCATTGCCGTGCTCCGGCCAGCCGTACCCGCGGGTCGAGTGCGGCATACAGCAGGTCCACCGCCAGATTGATGGCGATGTACAGCGTGACGATCAGCAGCAGGTAGGCGACCACCACCGGGCGGTCGAGCTGGGTGATCGAATCGAGCAGCAGCTTGCCCATGCCCGGCCAGGCGAATATCGATTCGGTGACCACCGAGAAGGCGATCAGCGAACCGAATTCCAGCCCGACCACGGTGACGATGGGGATCAGGATGTTCTTCAGCACGTGCACGCCCACCACCCGCGTATTGGACAGGCCCTTGGCGCGGGCGAACTTCACGTAGTCCTGCAGCAGCGCCTCGCGCGTGCCGCTGCGGGTGAGGCGGATGATCAGCGACAGCTTGAACAGCGCCAGGTTGGCCGCCGGCAGCAGCAGGTGGCGCCAGCCCTCGGCGCTCAGCAGCGAGGTCTGCACCCCCAGCAGTCCGGTGGTCGGCCCGCGGCCGCTGGCCGGCAGCCAGCCGAGCTGCACCGCGAACACCATGATCAGCATCAGCCCCACCCAGAAGGTGGGCAGCGAGAAGCCGAGGATGGAGCCGGCCATGATCGCCTTGCCCGCCGCCGAATCCGGCTTCAGCCCCGCCCACAGCCCGAGCGGGATGCCCAGCAGCACCGCGATCAGCATCGCGACGACGGCCAGTTCCAGCGTCGCCGGCAGCCGCTCGGCGATCAGCCCCAGCGCCGGCACGCCGTGGATGAAGGAGTTGCCCAGGTCGCCCCGCAGCGCGTTCGCCAGGAAGCGGCCGTACTGCACCCACAGCGGCTGGTCTAGACCGAGCGCCGCCGCGGCGCGCGCCATGTCCTCGCGGGTGGCGTTCGGGTCGACCAGCAGGTCGAGCGGGTCGCCGATCGCATACACGCCGGCGAACACCAGCAGCGACATCACGAACAGCACGTTGAGGGCCTGGAGGCCGCGTCGCAGGATGAAAAGGGGCATCGGGGGCGGAAGGGCAGTGGCCGGTGGCCGGGGAAGGAGCGGCCGGCGGGGCGGGGTCCGGACGGAGGATAGCAGCCACGGCCCGGTTCGAAGAAGCCCGCGGGCTGGCCGGGAGCGGCAAGGCATGGAACACTTGCCGCCCGCAGGCTCATCCTTTCCACCGATCACGAGGCACAGACATGGAAACCAGGGTCATCAACCCGCCCGAACTCTTCGTCGGCAAGGCGTTCAGCCAGACCTTCTCGGTCGAGGGCGCGCAGCGGCTCATCTTCATCGCCGGCCAGATCGACTGCGACCGCGAAGGCAGGGTGCGCAACCCGGACGATCTCGAGGCGCAACTGAAGGGCACGCTCGACAACCTCGACATCGCGCTGCGCGCGCAGGGCGCGACGATGCAGGATCTGGTGAAGGTGAATTTCTACATCGTCGGCCTGCAGCCGGCGCAGACGCCGCGCATCCGCGACATCCGTGCCGCCTATTTCGACGCCGGCAAGCCGCCGGCGGTGACGCTGGTGGGCATCGAGCGGCTGTCGATGGATGGGCTGCTGGTGGAGATCGAGGGGATCGCCGCACGCTGAGCGGCGCGCTCCGCGCCGTTCTCCGCGGCGCGTTGCCGATCTGCGCCTGATCCTCCGGGACCGGCCATCAAGAAATGAGAAGGGCGCCCGGAAGCGCCCTCGAGCAGGCCGGCGGAGCCGGCCCGACCATCGGCACGCCAAGGGATGGCGGGTCTTTCGACCCGCCATCCCTTTCGTGCGCGGCGAACTCAGCCGCGGCGGCGCGCGACGCCGGCCAGCAGGCCCAGGCCAGCCAGCAGCATGGCGTAGGTTTCGGGTTCCGGCACCGGGGTGGTGAAGGTCAGGTTGTCCAGGACCACGCCGTCGCCAGCGATGCTGATGCGGGCGATGTCGGCGTTGTCGCTGACGTAGCCGGTGGTGAGGAACGCGTTGTAGGTGGTGGAACCAAAGGCCGGGATGCTCACTTCGTGGCTGCCGATCAGGCTGTCGGCGGCATCGAAATAGCTGACGGTGACCGAAACCGGCTCGCTCGAACCCAGATCCTGCCAGGCACTGAAGTCGAAGGCGAAGCCCTTGGTGGTCAGGCCGTTGAAGCTGATGTCGAGCGTGGTGGAGCCGATGTTGTCGAACGAGAGGAAGCGGACGTCACCGCCCCACAGGCCGTTTTCGCCGAGATCGAACGCGTACTGGCCAAGCGTGTATTGCGTGGCCGACGAGAAGTAGGCGGCGCCGATGTTGTAGCTGCCGTTGATCTCATGGCCGAATTCGCTGCCGAAATCGATGACCGTGGCCGTGCTCGGGACCAGGGACAGGCTGTCGATGGTGCCGGCGGCCTGGGCGGTCGCGGCGGAGGCGGCCAGCAGCAGGCCGGCGACGATGCTGAACTTGTTCATGTCTGTATTCCTTTCAATGCGTGTCTGAACGCCCGGCCGCCGCGGCGGCCGGGCATCGATCGATGATCAGGCGCCGATGATGCCGCCGTCGTCCTTGGTGATGACCACGACGCCGGCGCGCGGGCGGCCGCCCGGCAGCGGCGTGCCGTCGGCACGGGTCGCCCACTGGCCGGCCGGCCAGGTGGAGTACTGGGCCGGGTCGGTCGCGGGCGAATCTTCACCCGGGTGCTGGATGCCCACGAACAGCGTCTTGCCATCCGGCGTCATGGTGATGCCGGTGACCTCGCACCGGTTCGGGCCGGTCAGGAAGCGGCGGAACTCCTTGGTGTTGGGATCGGCACAGGACAGGCTGTTGGCGCCGATGTTCACCCAGTCGCCGCTGCCGTCGCCGATCTGGTCGGTCTGTACCCACAGGCGGCCGAACCAGTCGAACCACAGGCCGTCCGGCGCGCCGAAGTCGGCGGAACCGTACGGATCGGCGACGATGTTGCCCTTGAAGTCGTTGGTCGAATTCGGGGTCTTGGCGGTCTGGGTGTCGCCGGCCTGGACGAAGAGATCCCAGGTGAAGGTGGTGGCGAGCACGCTCTTGCCGGTTTCGCGCCAGCGGATGATGTGGCCGTAGATGTTGTTCTCGGACGGGTTGGCGGCGTCGACCGGCGGGCGGGCCGAGCCGGCGGCGGTGCTGCCGTCCGGCTTGTTGACGTTGATCGAGGTGCTGGGGTCACGGCGGTTGTTGTTGGTCAGCGTGCAATAGACCTCGATCTCGTCGTAACCGTTGACGCGCGGGCGCGCGCCGGTCCATTCCGGGCGGTCCATCATCGTGGCACCGACGGCGTCGGCCGCCATGCGGGTCTTGATGAGGATCTTGGCCAGAACTTCGGCGTCGTCGGCGCCGGAGAAGTTCGGGTTGTCACGCAGGGCCACGCCACCCGCGCCGATGGTACCCGGCAGCAGCGCGATCCATTCGCCGGTCAGATCGGCGTTGAACTTGGCGACATACAGCACGCCGCTGTCCAGCAGGTCGAGGTTGGCGGCACGGTTGGTCGGGTTGAACTTGCCGGACGCGACGAACTTGTAGATGTACTCGTTCCTCTCGTCGTCGCCCTGGTAGAAGGCGAGGTTGTTGGCGCTG
This DNA window, taken from Thauera sp. K11, encodes the following:
- a CDS encoding ABC transporter ATP-binding protein; the encoded protein is MNAPPASATNAPAQAATAPLLELRGIAKQFGASPDWIERLGQRLGWLRPAAAVHALDGVDLAVAQGEVVGLVGESGCGKSTLGRIAVGLHAPTRGTRLWRGTDVDALPEAERRRVQLGIQMIFQDPYASLNPRMRVRDLLAEAPRVHGLISRAEQAGFVAGLLRQVGLDPAMAERFPHQFSGGQRARVGIARALAVKPGFLVCDEAVAALDVSIQAQVLNLFMRLREQLGLTCLFISHDLGVVRHLSDRVAVMYLGRIVENAPVADIFARPAHPYTQGLLAEVPTLKVEKKRFLAIRGELPSPLAPPPGCHFHPRCPHAFDRCRHEAPRLREVAPDHASACHLHD
- a CDS encoding ABC transporter ATP-binding protein; protein product: MSTAAPPTLVVEHLTTRFATRTGTVTAVDDVGFSVAPGEVLGLVGESGSGKSMTGFSILGLVDPPGEIAGGSIRLDGRELRGLPAHEWRALRGDRIAMIFQDPMMTLNPVLRIDTQMIETVRAHRRVGRGEARERARDALARVGIPSPDERLRAYPHQLSGGMRQRVAIAIALLNAPDLIIADEPTTALDVTIQAQILFEMQTLCRESGTALIWITHDLAVVAGLADRVCVMYAGRIVEQGSTAQVLEAPAHPYTRGLLDSTPAANAAPHGAGRPRPLRQIPGMAPSLHALPAGCAFRPRCARASAACERAPALVEAASGHAVRCFHPLAAGESLR
- a CDS encoding ABC transporter permease, with protein sequence MSESPEAAAVAPPAPAAERPLRRFVSAYAESRVALAGLALLLAIVLAAAFAPWLAPQNPYDLMQLDVLDGRLPPGSASGDGRLTYLLGTDEQGRDMLSAILYGLRISVGVGVAATLLALAIGMALGLAAGYFGGRFDAVLMRIADIQLSFPSILVAMILLALFGQGIDKIVVALVASQWAYYARTTRGTALVERRREYIDAARLLGLSTPRILFRHLLPNCLPPLIVVAALQVAAAIALEATLSFLGLGLPVTEPSLGLLISNGFQYLYSGRYWISVFPGVALLLIILAINLVADRLRDVLNPRLHER
- a CDS encoding ABC transporter permease, with product MPLFILRRGLQALNVLFVMSLLVFAGVYAIGDPLDLLVDPNATREDMARAAAALGLDQPLWVQYGRFLANALRGDLGNSFIHGVPALGLIAERLPATLELAVVAMLIAVLLGIPLGLWAGLKPDSAAGKAIMAGSILGFSLPTFWVGLMLIMVFAVQLGWLPASGRGPTTGLLGVQTSLLSAEGWRHLLLPAANLALFKLSLIIRLTRSGTREALLQDYVKFARAKGLSNTRVVGVHVLKNILIPIVTVVGLEFGSLIAFSVVTESIFAWPGMGKLLLDSITQLDRPVVVAYLLLIVTLYIAINLAVDLLYAALDPRVRLAGARQ
- a CDS encoding RidA family protein, whose translation is METRVINPPELFVGKAFSQTFSVEGAQRLIFIAGQIDCDREGRVRNPDDLEAQLKGTLDNLDIALRAQGATMQDLVKVNFYIVGLQPAQTPRIRDIRAAYFDAGKPPAVTLVGIERLSMDGLLVEIEGIAAR
- a CDS encoding PEP-CTERM sorting domain-containing protein, producing the protein MNKFSIVAGLLLAASAATAQAAGTIDSLSLVPSTATVIDFGSEFGHEINGSYNIGAAYFSSATQYTLGQYAFDLGENGLWGGDVRFLSFDNIGSTTLDISFNGLTTKGFAFDFSAWQDLGSSEPVSVTVSYFDAADSLIGSHEVSIPAFGSTTYNAFLTTGYVSDNADIARISIAGDGVVLDNLTFTTPVPEPETYAMLLAGLGLLAGVARRRG